From a region of the Listeria monocytogenes ATCC 19117 genome:
- a CDS encoding bifunctional homocysteine S-methyltransferase/methylenetetrahydrofolate reductase → MNLRKDLSEKVLIADGAMGTLLYSYGVDRSFEELNLSHPEDIVAIHKAYIGAGADIIQTNTYGANYIKLARYGLEDEVKRINQAAIRLAKEAARGTGTYIFGTIGGINGAVDARLPAAPLEEIKRSFREQLYCFLLDGVDAILLETYYDLDELKTVLKILRETTDLPVVANVSMHEPGILQNGKKLPDALEELIALGADVVGINCRLGPYHMARALETVPLYDNAYLAVYPNASLPEMQEGKVIYQSDTDYFEHYGEVFRQEGARIIGGCCGTTPDHIRALRKGLETTKPILEKEVRPILELVPEEVEDVDSGERLLDKVKERLTILVELDPPRTFDTTKFFEGAQALDEAGVDAITISDNSLATPRISNMALASILKHEYGIKPLIHLTTRDHNLVGMHSHVMGFHKLGLHDVLAITGDPTKVGDFPGASSVFDLRSVELVQLIKKFNDGISYTGKSLKEKARFHVGAAFNPNVLNLEKAVRLIERKVEYGADYIITQPIYDVNKAILLKEALQKANIDVPLFIGVMPLLSSRNAEFLHNEVPGIRLTDDVRERMREAEEHGHANEEGMAIARELVDAICEHFQGIYIITPFLRYDLSIELAKYAQNKQQVQIGSK, encoded by the coding sequence ATGAATTTAAGAAAAGATTTAAGTGAAAAAGTATTAATTGCTGACGGCGCGATGGGCACTTTGCTTTATTCTTATGGAGTGGATCGTTCGTTTGAAGAGCTAAATTTGTCTCATCCGGAAGATATTGTTGCGATTCATAAAGCATATATTGGTGCTGGGGCGGATATTATTCAAACGAATACGTATGGTGCAAATTATATTAAATTAGCGCGATATGGTTTAGAAGATGAAGTGAAGCGTATTAATCAAGCAGCCATTCGGTTAGCAAAGGAAGCGGCAAGAGGGACTGGAACGTATATTTTTGGGACGATTGGTGGAATAAATGGCGCAGTGGATGCAAGACTTCCAGCGGCTCCACTCGAAGAAATCAAGCGAAGTTTTAGGGAGCAGCTATACTGTTTTTTGTTAGATGGTGTGGATGCGATTTTGCTGGAAACGTATTATGATTTAGATGAGCTTAAAACAGTGTTGAAAATTCTTCGTGAGACTACTGATTTACCGGTAGTTGCGAATGTCTCTATGCATGAGCCGGGTATTCTTCAAAACGGGAAAAAATTGCCGGATGCGCTGGAAGAACTTATTGCGCTTGGAGCGGATGTAGTTGGTATTAATTGCCGACTTGGTCCTTACCATATGGCGCGTGCTCTTGAAACAGTGCCGTTGTATGATAATGCTTATTTGGCAGTTTATCCCAATGCTAGTTTGCCAGAGATGCAAGAAGGAAAAGTGATTTATCAGTCTGACACGGATTATTTTGAACATTATGGGGAGGTTTTTCGGCAAGAAGGTGCTCGGATTATTGGTGGTTGTTGTGGCACGACGCCAGATCATATTCGTGCTTTACGAAAAGGCCTTGAAACAACAAAACCCATTTTGGAAAAAGAAGTTCGGCCGATATTGGAACTTGTTCCAGAAGAAGTGGAGGATGTGGATTCTGGTGAACGTTTGCTTGATAAAGTGAAGGAACGTTTAACGATTTTGGTTGAACTAGATCCGCCGAGGACTTTTGATACGACGAAATTTTTTGAAGGAGCCCAGGCACTTGACGAGGCAGGCGTTGATGCGATTACGATTTCGGATAATTCGCTTGCCACGCCGCGGATTAGTAATATGGCGCTAGCTTCGATTTTGAAGCATGAATATGGTATTAAACCACTCATTCATTTGACGACGCGGGATCATAATTTGGTTGGGATGCATTCGCATGTGATGGGATTTCATAAATTGGGGCTGCATGATGTGCTTGCGATTACAGGTGATCCAACTAAAGTAGGTGATTTCCCTGGAGCGTCTTCGGTGTTTGATTTAAGGTCTGTGGAATTAGTTCAGCTAATTAAAAAGTTCAATGATGGGATTTCTTATACTGGGAAATCACTGAAAGAAAAGGCACGATTCCATGTTGGAGCGGCATTTAATCCGAATGTGCTGAACTTAGAGAAAGCGGTTAGGTTAATTGAGCGAAAAGTGGAATATGGTGCCGATTATATTATTACACAGCCAATTTATGATGTGAATAAAGCTATCTTATTAAAAGAAGCCTTGCAAAAAGCAAATATTGATGTGCCACTTTTTATTGGGGTTATGCCATTATTGTCTAGTCGGAATGCGGAATTTCTGCATAATGAGGTTCCCGGGATTCGTTTGACAGATGATGTGCGGGAGCGAATGAGAGAGGCGGAAGAGCACGGTCATGCAAATGAAGAAGGCATGGCAATTGCTCGTGAATTAGTGGATGCGATTTGTGAGCATTTCCAAGGGATTTATATTATTACGCCATTTTTACGATATGATTTATCGATAGAATTAGCGAAATATGCCCAAAATAAACAGCAAGTCCAAATTGGGTCTAAATAA
- the metC gene encoding cystathionine beta-lyase, whose translation MANEYAQDTAVIKASLGIDKETGALNTPIHLSSTFHQHDFDNYHAYDYARSGNPTREKVEQAIAELEGGTNGFAFASGMAAVSAALFTLSKGDHFIIAKDVYGGTFRFVEQVLPRFGITHTFVDTTNIDEVAKAFQANTKLVYLETPSNPLLHVTDIRTVAKLAKANGCYTFVDNTFLTPLIQKPLELGADLVIHSATKFLGGHSDILAGLIVTNNPNLAEAVYFLQNSTGGVLGVQDSWLLLRGLKTLSVRMKAGTETAEKIALFLNAEPDVVAVHYPWLPSHAGYDIQVEQATSGGAVLSFDLGSEEAVRELVTHLELPVFSVSLGAVESILSYPAKMSHAAVPEEERLAQGITPGLLRFSAGLEDADDLIADLKQALSFIKKGSVAK comes from the coding sequence GTGGCTAATGAATATGCGCAAGATACGGCTGTGATTAAAGCGAGCCTCGGGATTGATAAAGAGACAGGTGCGCTTAATACGCCAATTCATTTATCGTCTACTTTCCATCAGCATGACTTTGATAATTATCACGCTTATGATTATGCGAGAAGTGGGAACCCAACGAGAGAAAAAGTGGAACAAGCGATTGCGGAACTGGAAGGTGGTACGAATGGTTTTGCCTTTGCTAGTGGGATGGCGGCTGTTTCTGCAGCGCTCTTTACTCTTTCTAAGGGAGACCATTTTATCATTGCGAAAGATGTGTACGGCGGGACGTTTCGTTTTGTGGAGCAAGTGTTGCCGCGTTTTGGGATTACGCATACTTTTGTTGATACGACAAATATTGACGAAGTTGCGAAGGCATTTCAAGCGAATACGAAACTGGTTTACTTGGAAACACCTTCTAATCCGTTGCTGCATGTGACAGATATTCGGACTGTTGCAAAACTTGCGAAAGCGAATGGGTGTTATACGTTTGTTGATAATACATTTTTGACGCCGTTAATTCAAAAACCGTTAGAATTAGGTGCAGACTTGGTTATTCATAGTGCGACGAAATTTCTTGGAGGGCATAGTGATATTTTGGCGGGGCTAATTGTCACCAATAATCCTAATCTGGCTGAAGCAGTGTACTTTTTGCAAAATTCGACTGGTGGGGTTCTTGGAGTGCAGGATTCGTGGTTGTTATTGCGCGGACTAAAAACACTTTCTGTGCGGATGAAGGCTGGGACGGAAACAGCGGAGAAAATTGCGCTATTTTTAAATGCGGAGCCAGATGTGGTGGCAGTGCATTATCCGTGGTTACCTTCTCATGCGGGTTATGACATTCAAGTGGAACAGGCGACAAGTGGCGGGGCCGTTTTATCGTTTGATTTAGGCAGTGAGGAAGCTGTGCGAGAACTAGTAACACATTTGGAATTGCCGGTATTTTCTGTGAGTTTGGGCGCGGTGGAGAGTATTCTTTCTTACCCGGCTAAAATGTCTCATGCGGCTGTTCCGGAAGAGGAGCGTTTGGCGCAAGGAATTACGCCAGGATTATTACGTTTTTCAGCTGGACTAGAAGATGCCGATGACTTGATTGCTGATTTAAAACAAGCACTTTCTTTCATTAAGAAGGGAAGTGTTGCGAAATGA
- the metE gene encoding 5-methyltetrahydropteroyltriglutamate--homocysteine S-methyltransferase gives MVKAISSNLGYPRLGEKREWKRALEKFWNGTISEKELLAETKILRLHALKKQQDKGIDLIPVGDFSFYDQVLDTSVTFGIIPKRFQHDGGKVSLNTYFDIARGKNDAVASEMTKWFNTNYHYIVPELADAEPKVLDNRALYYYEEAKKELGIEGKPVLVGPITYLKLGKGSDAKSFEVLLDKFIPAYVEILKELEAAGAKWVQIDEPYLATSFDKKEIALFEKVYQAFQTAVPNLKIELQTYFESLDYYEEVVNLPVAAIGIDFVHDHGDSIKALKAHGFPEDKYLAAGVVDGRNVWRSDLDAKLELLTEIANYVADGKLIVQPSNSLLHVPVTKLSEPDLDEVILGGLSFADQKLEEITILTKALTNGAESVAAELEESRAAVTALNESSHRNNLEVQEAIANLKNVRVDRELPFAERIKLQHAWLKLPLFPTTTIGSFPQSPEVRKTRADWLKGNITDAEYNAFIEKETARWIKIQEDLDIDVLVHGEFERTDMVEYFGQKLAGFQATKFGWVQSYGSRAVRPPLIYGDVAFTEEITVKESVYAQSLTKRPVKGMLTAPVTIINWSFVRDDVPESVVANQVGLALRKEVEALERNGIKVIQVDEPALREGLPLKQARWQKYLDDAVYSFKLTTASVQNDTQIHTHMCYSDFDDIIDTISALDADVISIETSRSHGEIISTFEEVTYDKEIGLGVYDIHSPRVPTVTEIQDNIRRALRAIDAKQFWINPDCGLKTRKEPETIAALQDMIKATKEVRAEYQVLEK, from the coding sequence ATGGTAAAGGCAATTAGTTCAAACTTGGGGTATCCGAGACTTGGAGAGAAACGTGAATGGAAACGTGCACTAGAAAAGTTTTGGAATGGCACAATTTCAGAAAAGGAATTATTGGCGGAAACAAAGATTCTAAGATTACATGCGCTAAAAAAACAACAAGATAAAGGGATTGATTTGATTCCAGTTGGTGACTTTAGTTTTTATGATCAAGTGCTTGATACGAGTGTTACATTTGGGATTATTCCAAAACGTTTTCAGCATGATGGAGGGAAAGTTTCGCTAAATACATATTTTGATATTGCACGTGGTAAAAATGACGCGGTGGCCTCTGAAATGACTAAATGGTTTAATACGAACTATCACTATATTGTTCCAGAACTCGCTGATGCGGAGCCGAAAGTGTTGGATAATCGGGCACTATACTATTACGAAGAAGCGAAGAAAGAGCTTGGTATTGAAGGAAAACCAGTGCTTGTTGGGCCAATTACTTATTTAAAACTTGGAAAAGGTAGCGATGCAAAAAGTTTTGAAGTATTGTTAGATAAATTTATTCCGGCGTATGTAGAGATTTTGAAAGAACTTGAGGCAGCTGGTGCCAAGTGGGTGCAAATTGACGAGCCATATCTTGCAACTAGTTTTGATAAAAAAGAAATTGCGTTATTTGAAAAAGTATATCAAGCGTTTCAAACGGCAGTTCCAAATTTGAAAATAGAGTTACAAACTTATTTTGAAAGTTTGGATTATTATGAAGAGGTTGTTAATTTACCAGTTGCGGCGATTGGGATTGACTTTGTTCATGATCATGGTGATTCGATAAAAGCGTTAAAAGCTCACGGATTTCCGGAAGATAAGTATTTAGCGGCCGGTGTGGTGGATGGACGGAATGTTTGGCGTAGTGACTTGGATGCTAAACTGGAACTACTTACGGAGATTGCGAATTATGTGGCGGATGGAAAATTGATTGTTCAACCTTCTAATTCATTGCTCCATGTACCAGTGACGAAGTTAAGTGAGCCAGATTTGGATGAAGTGATTCTTGGTGGCTTATCATTTGCTGATCAAAAATTAGAGGAGATTACTATTTTGACGAAGGCTTTGACGAATGGTGCGGAAAGTGTGGCAGCTGAACTAGAAGAATCTCGTGCAGCAGTGACGGCGCTCAATGAATCTAGCCATCGAAATAATTTAGAAGTTCAAGAAGCGATTGCTAATTTGAAAAATGTGCGGGTGGACCGGGAGTTGCCATTTGCGGAACGGATTAAGTTGCAACATGCTTGGTTGAAATTACCGCTTTTCCCAACGACAACAATCGGAAGTTTTCCACAATCACCGGAAGTTCGGAAGACGCGCGCTGACTGGTTAAAAGGGAACATAACCGATGCAGAATATAATGCTTTTATTGAAAAAGAAACGGCTCGCTGGATTAAAATTCAAGAGGATTTGGATATTGATGTATTAGTTCACGGGGAATTTGAACGGACAGATATGGTGGAATATTTCGGGCAAAAATTGGCTGGTTTCCAAGCAACTAAATTTGGATGGGTACAGTCTTATGGTTCGAGAGCGGTTCGTCCACCACTTATCTACGGGGATGTTGCTTTTACAGAGGAAATTACCGTGAAAGAAAGTGTCTATGCCCAGTCGTTAACGAAGCGCCCAGTGAAGGGAATGCTAACGGCGCCGGTGACAATTATTAATTGGAGTTTTGTTCGTGATGATGTGCCGGAGAGTGTAGTTGCAAATCAGGTTGGACTTGCGCTTCGTAAAGAAGTAGAAGCGTTAGAACGTAATGGCATTAAAGTTATCCAAGTGGATGAGCCAGCTTTACGTGAAGGTTTACCATTAAAACAAGCAAGATGGCAAAAATATTTAGATGATGCAGTTTATTCGTTTAAATTAACGACTGCTTCGGTCCAAAATGATACGCAAATTCATACGCATATGTGTTATTCGGACTTTGACGATATTATTGATACGATTAGTGCTCTAGATGCGGATGTTATTTCGATTGAAACGTCAAGAAGTCACGGGGAGATAATTTCGACATTTGAGGAAGTGACGTATGATAAGGAAATTGGCCTTGGGGTTTATGATATTCATAGTCCACGCGTTCCGACTGTGACTGAAATCCAAGACAATATTCGCCGAGCGTTACGTGCAATTGATGCAAAACAATTTTGGATTAACCCAGATTGTGGGTTGAAAACGCGTAAAGAGCCTGAAACGATTGCGGCACTTCAAGATATGATTAAAGCGACTAAAGAAGTTCGTGCGGAATATCAAGTATTAGAGAAATAA